A window of Streptomyces sp. SAI-127 contains these coding sequences:
- the recA gene encoding recombinase RecA has protein sequence MAGTDREKALDAALAQIERQFGKGAVMRLGERPNEPIEVIPTGSTALDVALGVGGLPRGRVVEVYGPESSGKTTLTLHAVANAQKAGGQVAFVDAEHALDPEYAKKLGVDIDNLILSQPDNGEQALEIVDMLVRSGALDLIVIDSVAALVPRAEIEGEMGDSHVGLQARLMSQALRKITSALNQSKTTAIFINQLREKIGVMFGSPETTTGGRALKFYASVRLDIRRIETLKDGTDAVGNRTRVKVVKNKVAPPFKQAEFDILYGQGISREGGLIDMGVENGFVRKAGAWYTYEGDQLGQGKENARNFLKDNPDLANEIEKKIKEKLGVGVRPQEPAAEPSADAAVSTAADDAAKAPVPAAAKATKAKAPAAKS, from the coding sequence ATGGCAGGAACCGACCGCGAGAAGGCGCTCGACGCCGCGCTCGCACAGATTGAACGGCAGTTCGGCAAGGGTGCCGTGATGCGCCTGGGCGAGCGGCCGAACGAGCCCATCGAGGTCATCCCCACCGGGTCGACCGCACTCGACGTCGCCCTCGGCGTCGGCGGCCTGCCGCGTGGCCGGGTGGTGGAGGTGTACGGACCGGAGTCCTCCGGTAAGACGACCCTGACGCTGCACGCGGTGGCCAACGCCCAGAAGGCCGGCGGCCAGGTCGCCTTCGTGGACGCGGAGCACGCCCTCGACCCCGAGTACGCGAAGAAGCTCGGCGTCGACATCGACAACCTGATCCTCTCCCAGCCGGACAACGGCGAGCAGGCTCTGGAGATCGTGGACATGCTGGTCCGCTCCGGCGCCCTCGACCTCATCGTCATCGACTCCGTCGCCGCGCTCGTCCCGCGCGCGGAGATCGAGGGCGAGATGGGCGACAGCCACGTCGGTCTGCAGGCCCGTCTGATGAGCCAGGCCCTGCGGAAGATCACCAGCGCGCTCAACCAGTCCAAGACCACCGCGATCTTCATCAACCAGCTCCGCGAGAAGATCGGCGTGATGTTCGGCTCCCCGGAGACCACGACCGGTGGCCGGGCGCTGAAGTTCTACGCCTCGGTGCGGCTCGACATCCGTCGTATCGAGACCCTGAAGGACGGCACGGACGCGGTCGGCAACCGCACCCGCGTCAAGGTCGTCAAGAACAAGGTCGCGCCGCCCTTCAAGCAGGCCGAGTTCGACATCCTCTACGGGCAGGGCATCAGCCGCGAGGGCGGTCTGATCGACATGGGCGTGGAGAACGGCTTCGTCCGCAAGGCAGGCGCCTGGTACACGTACGAGGGCGACCAGCTCGGCCAGGGCAAGGAGAACGCGCGCAACTTCCTGAAGGACAACCCCGACCTGGCCAACGAGATCGAGAAGAAGATCAAGGAGAAGCTGGGCGTCGGCGTGCGGCCCCAGGAGCCGGCCGCCGAGC